The DNA segment AGAACCATGTTCCAATGGTTTGGACGATTACAAATCATGCACAAAATTATTCTTATATTCCTTCCACTGATTTTTATTCCCCTCTTTATATCGGGATATCTCTCTAGCTACAATTTCAGTCAATCTACCATTCAAAATATGGAGCAAAGTGCTCTAGACGAGTCAAAATTAATTGTATCCCAATTGGATTCTATTATTAGCAATGCGGAGAATAGCGCTAATTTTATCGCTACGGATATTAATCGCATTATCGTCAGCTCGCCGGAGCAGCGCGATTCGATACAGGAGCTGAGGTTCAGACGACAGATTCAGAGCAAATTATCGACCGATCTCATTCTGTTTCCCGATGTTGACTCTGCCATTTTCATCGATAGAAATAATCATATCCATACTTCATATTCCCGCATAAACGAGCATGAGCAGAAGGTATTTGACAGCGGAATGATCGAACAAGTGATTCAGGCGGGAAGCTATGGAATAAACCGCTGGTTTCGGATGGAGCAGCGTAATTTTATGGTCAGCGATTCAACGATTCCTGTTCTAACTCTTGGCAAGGTCGTCATTGATGTAGATAGCGGCAATAAATTAGGAACTTTATTTATAAATGTGAAGGAGACTACATTCTCTTCATTTTTAGGCGCAGACAAAAATCAGGACATTTCCAAAGCTTATTTGCTGGTGGATTCTAATGAGAATATTATTTCCAGTTCCAACCCAGAGTATCTTCTAGAGCCGTTCGATTACTTAGAGGTGAAGCGGCCCTTGACGTTTCTTAACGAACCGTATTCAGAGATCGTGAATCGTGCCCACGGGCGGGAATTTATCACTGTCTATCCTTACGATAGAATGGGATGGAGCTTGGTGAACATGAACCCGATGACTGCGCTAAAAAGCATGATCAGTCATAATGTCTGGATGACCGTTGCGATCGGGCTCGTTTGTTTATTGCTTGCCCTTCTGGGGATTACCCTGTTATCCAAGATTATAGTAAACCCCCTGCTTCAGCTTGCTAAATCGATGCGGAGAGTCAAGGATGGGGATTTGAGCGTTACGGCGGCTATTCGCACCCAGGATGAGATGGGGCTGCTCGCTTCCGTATTCAATCTTATGATTGATCGCATTAAGCAGCTAATTGTTACCGTGGAGAATGAGCAGCGGCGTAAGCGGGAATACGAGCTTGCACTGATGCATGCCCAGATCAAGCCGCATTTCCTATACAACACCTTGGATACGATTTATGTACTTACTGATATGGACCGAATGGATGAGGCTAGAGACACGACGAAAGCACTCGCAGATTTCTATCGTATCGTTCTGAGTAAAGGCTATGAAATTATTACACTTGAAGAAGAGATGAAAATAGTTAATGATTATCTGTCGATTATGCAGGTTCGCTATCCTCATATTTTACAATACGATATTGCGATTCCTGACGAACTCAAGGGAGTCAACATCCCCAAACTGTCGCTGCAGCCCCTGGCTGAAAATGCGATTTATCATGGATTGAAAACGAAGGACAGCAGCGGTTTTATTCGAATTCGTGCGCG comes from the Paenibacillus lentus genome and includes:
- a CDS encoding cache domain-containing sensor histidine kinase → MRRWRTMFQWFGRLQIMHKIILIFLPLIFIPLFISGYLSSYNFSQSTIQNMEQSALDESKLIVSQLDSIISNAENSANFIATDINRIIVSSPEQRDSIQELRFRRQIQSKLSTDLILFPDVDSAIFIDRNNHIHTSYSRINEHEQKVFDSGMIEQVIQAGSYGINRWFRMEQRNFMVSDSTIPVLTLGKVVIDVDSGNKLGTLFINVKETTFSSFLGADKNQDISKAYLLVDSNENIISSSNPEYLLEPFDYLEVKRPLTFLNEPYSEIVNRAHGREFITVYPYDRMGWSLVNMNPMTALKSMISHNVWMTVAIGLVCLLLALLGITLLSKIIVNPLLQLAKSMRRVKDGDLSVTAAIRTQDEMGLLASVFNLMIDRIKQLIVTVENEQRRKREYELALMHAQIKPHFLYNTLDTIYVLTDMDRMDEARDTTKALADFYRIVLSKGYEIITLEEEMKIVNDYLSIMQVRYPHILQYDIAIPDELKGVNIPKLSLQPLAENAIYHGLKTKDSSGFIRIRARSDREQVIIEVEDNGVGMSPQLVSRITDFKEDPAKRKSIGIFSVHERLKLYFGDIYGIHIESKEGRGTTVKLILPNNYNKGEHYV